The DNA region TGCAAGCCTGAAGAACCTCTCCCTTTTGCCGGCATTGCCTCTCAAAAAGGTTCTATCAATTTTTACCATATGGGGATTTATGCAGATCCAAAATTATTAAAATGGTTTGTGGATGAATATCCAAAACATAGTAAGCAAAAGTTAGATATGGGCAAGAGTTGCATCCGTTTTAAAAAGATGGATGAAATTCCCTATAAACTCATTGGCGAATTAATGAAAAAAATGAGTGCTAAAGAATGGATTGAAATGTATGAATCTCATTTTATAAAGAAATCTAAGAAAAAGTAGGCATTCTGAATCGATATTTATGATTGAAATTCAAGGAATGAGCAACTCAAGAATGACTAATAAGCCTACACGTTCTGAAATTAAGTCAATGTGCGTTTAAGGACTCCAACACGTTGAGCATTACCTTTATGGCCGATTGCTAACTAGTTGAAAAAATAAATTCTGGTATAAGCGCAGCTTGAACTAAAATCCAGGCTGATCAATTGCTTTAAACAAATAATTAATTATTATTTTTGATGAATTACTGGTACTTTAATGGTACACTATCATTCATTTTTTTACTATGGAAAAAGGATATAAAAATCTAGTATTTTTCTTTGGAGCAATCGCCTTAATTACTTTTATAGGATTTTATAAAAAGTATTTTTCGTTGGCACCGGATTTTCCAGGCTTAAAGATCATTCATCATTTTCATGCTGCCCTCTTGATTACATGGCTTGGTTTACTAATAGTCCAGCCCATACTTATCGCCACTCATAAAATTAAAATTCATAAATTATTAGGAAAACTATCCTATTTTTTGGTGCCGATCGCATTTATTTCTATGCTGCTGGCTTACCACAATCAATACCTCCGCTTTATAAGTGAGGGCCAATCAGAATCTTTCGTTCTGTCCTTTGTATTCGCTCCTGCCACAGATGCAATTCCCTTTGTAATCTTGTATCTGCTGGCTATTCTAAACAAGCATGAAACTCCTAAGCACATGCGTTATATGATTACAACGGGAATTGTCATAGGCGGACCAGGATTGGGAAGAATCTTCATGACCTGGATGGATATGGATATTTTCATGGCGATTCAGATCCAGTTTCTATTTCAGTTGATTACATTTATTTCCCTGATTATTTATGACCGTATTCATAAAAAATCATTTGGCATCAATCCATATACCATTGCATTTAGCATTTGGCTTATTCCTAATATACTAATCATGTTCTTTCCAAATACAACGCTTTGGCAAGGAATTGCAAAGTGGATCGTAAACTATTTTTAAGTTTTATGGAATGTATATCCTTTTGAATATAGCTCTAAAAAAACAAGGCTTGACTTAATAAAAAGTCAAGCCTTTCGAAAATACTGATTTTGGAATTTATTTCTTTCGAATATCGCGAAGGATATTCATGGATTCATAAACATACAAATCTTTATTCAAACT from Saprospiraceae bacterium includes:
- a CDS encoding DUF1801 domain-containing protein yields the protein MKAQGKTVKEILINLPEDRIEPFNKLHDVIVKNLPKGFEPGISYGGLGYVVPHTLYPAGYHCKPEEPLPFAGIASQKGSINFYHMGIYADPKLLKWFVDEYPKHSKQKLDMGKSCIRFKKMDEIPYKLIGELMKKMSAKEWIEMYESHFIKKSKKK